A region of Triplophysa rosa linkage group LG16, Trosa_1v2, whole genome shotgun sequence DNA encodes the following proteins:
- the ptpn2b gene encoding tyrosine-protein phosphatase non-receptor type 2 — translation MEQEFEDIDSESRWQNLYLEIRNQSHECAFKVAKYPENRNRNRYRDVSPFDHSRVKLENTENDYINASLVVMEEAQRRYILTQGPLRNTCGHFWLMIWEQKTKAIIMLNRVIEKGSEKCAQYWPTQEERQMSFRDTCFVVTLVSEDVKSYYTTRVLELQNANTGETREIYHFHYTTWPDFGVPESPASFLNFLFKVRESGSLGMDQGPAVVHCSAGIGRSGTFSLVDTCLVLMDKRKDPLALDIKKILLDMRKYRMGLIQTPDQLRFSYMAVLEGAKYIMGDSSMQKRWRELSREDQEPLSESPPPPQPPKCTECYNGSKLSHPDDGIDTKTSKKTALETPNKEPEKDAGTYACKRKRNEKLPNPTQKSQKQTKSRINDPDKKRKRARTTSDSTSWQPQQETSIP, via the exons ATGGAGCAGGAGTTTGAGGATATTGATTCAGAGAGCCGCTGGCAGAACCTTTATTTA GAGATACGCAACCAGTCACACGAATGTGCTTTCAAAGTGGCCAAGTATCCAGAGAATCGCAACCGCAACAGATACAGAGATGTTAGCCCAT TTGACCACAGTCGGGTGAAAttagaaaacacagaaaatgactACATCAATGCCAGCCTGGTGGTAATGGAAGAAGCCCAGAGAAGATACATACTTACCCAG GGTCCTTTGAGAAACACATGTGGTCACTTCTGGCTGATGATCTGGGAGCAGAAGACCAAAGCAATTATCATGCTCAACAGAGTCATAGAGAAAGGCTCG GAAAAGTGTGCACAGTACTGGCCCACACAAGAAGAGCGTCAGATGTCGTTCCGTGACACCTGCTTTGTGGTAACTCTAGTGTCAGAGGATGTGAAGTCATATTACACCACCAGAGTGCTGGAACTCCAGAATGCAAAT ACAGGGGAGACGAGAGAGATCTACCACTTTCATTACACCACATGGCCTGATTTTGGTGTCCCAGAATCCCCTGCCAGCTTCCTGAACTTCCTGTTTAAGGTGCGGGAGTCTGGCTCTCTCGGGATGGACCAAGGTCCGGCCGTGGTCCACTGCAGTGCTGGAATTGGGCGGTCTGGAACATTCTCTCTGGTCGACACCTGTCTTGTCTTG ATGGACAAAAGGAAAGACCCATTGGCATTGGACATCAAAAAGATTCTTCTGGACATGAGGAAGTACCGGATGGGTCTGATCCAGACCCCCGACCAGCTGCGTTTCTCTTACATGGCTGTTCTGGAAGGTGCCAAGTACATTATGGGAGATTCCTCAATGCAG AAACGGTGGCGAGAGCTCTCCAGAGAGGACCAGGAGCCCCTGTCAGAGTCCCCCCCGCCACCGCAGCCTCCTAAATGCACAGAATGCTACAACGGCAGCAAGCTGTCTCATCCGGACGACGGCATAGACACGAAGACATCAAAGAAAACGGCTCTAGAGACTCCCAATAAAGAACCAGAGAAAGATGCAGGAACATA TGCTTGTAAGAGAAAAAGGAATGAGAAGCTGCCCAACCCTACACAGAAGAGTCAGAAGCAGACAAAATCCAGGATCAACGACCCTGACAAGAAACGAAAAAG